One window from the genome of Bdellovibrionales bacterium encodes:
- a CDS encoding DUF1501 domain-containing protein yields MSGKNNKFIQGRRDMLSQIGLTLGSTIASHPIQLLFDTILNGMISKAHAQAANPRRYLFIQHIGAPPRWTFDLFLTPYNTSNFVANAQVGTKYVLSGGRATSVTYATVLAKGINVPYMWQFPVPRASGGDRPMTDLLNNLLHIRGVTTANAGHGGSAALRYRPLGAVKSVPALSGDASVNPFPAVNLSATEFRYLSTKGKAAINLGNSGNMIQSLLTPFMGTLPAGYKANKQKVQTAINAALDEIEQYAIDRHPGADIISQSREGAETLLNEGFGDLTGIWNSLLAKYRDLISRAIDPTRIFTGINNAPIGLTGTRTETHRLSSITNILTTSDIRNLITANTTITRMAEHFAVAEYVLVNNLSSSMAILPGGLTNLSLSGNTSATPTFDEHYTGAIPSLYLNTMYYRAYASCLLELIDRLKAENIWNDTVIDTAGEFNRSARGAGTGSDHGFQGASAAIYSGAIAGPIVLGNIKKETGATSAAPGTWGYGAPVAGQSSGQLTLGHVAATLAYLLRTQSPITAYSKIIGTDGTGKIVPTIELAKQI; encoded by the coding sequence ATGTCAGGCAAGAACAATAAATTTATCCAAGGTCGGAGGGATATGCTATCCCAGATTGGCCTAACTCTTGGTTCTACAATCGCCTCTCACCCAATTCAGTTACTTTTCGATACAATCTTGAATGGAATGATCAGCAAAGCCCACGCACAGGCAGCCAACCCTCGCCGTTACCTGTTTATCCAGCATATAGGCGCTCCTCCCCGCTGGACATTTGATCTGTTCCTGACACCCTACAACACCAGCAATTTTGTGGCAAATGCCCAAGTGGGAACAAAATATGTTCTCTCAGGAGGCAGAGCCACTTCTGTCACATACGCAACTGTTCTGGCCAAAGGCATCAACGTTCCTTACATGTGGCAATTCCCCGTTCCCAGAGCGAGTGGAGGGGATCGACCCATGACAGATCTTCTAAACAACCTCCTTCACATACGAGGCGTTACGACCGCAAACGCCGGCCACGGAGGCAGCGCAGCTTTACGATACCGTCCGTTGGGTGCCGTCAAGTCGGTACCAGCTCTCTCTGGCGATGCTTCTGTAAACCCATTCCCTGCTGTAAATCTTTCGGCGACAGAGTTCAGATATCTCTCCACCAAAGGTAAAGCTGCGATCAATCTCGGTAACTCCGGCAACATGATCCAAAGCCTTCTCACTCCATTTATGGGAACATTGCCCGCTGGCTACAAGGCAAACAAACAGAAAGTTCAGACTGCAATCAATGCCGCTCTGGATGAAATTGAACAGTATGCCATTGATCGACATCCAGGAGCCGATATTATTTCTCAGAGCAGAGAAGGCGCTGAAACCCTCCTGAATGAAGGCTTTGGCGACCTCACGGGCATCTGGAATAGTCTTCTGGCAAAATATCGAGATCTGATTTCGCGGGCCATTGATCCAACGAGGATCTTTACTGGCATCAACAATGCCCCGATCGGACTCACCGGAACCCGCACCGAAACCCATCGCCTGAGCAGCATTACCAACATTTTGACAACCTCCGATATCAGAAATCTTATCACGGCCAATACCACGATTACGAGAATGGCTGAGCATTTTGCCGTTGCCGAATATGTCCTGGTCAACAACCTCTCCTCTTCAATGGCAATTCTTCCGGGTGGTTTAACAAATCTGTCGTTATCCGGAAACACCTCGGCCACTCCCACCTTCGACGAGCACTACACAGGAGCGATTCCCAGTCTCTATCTCAACACCATGTACTATCGAGCCTATGCGTCCTGCCTCCTTGAACTGATTGATCGACTCAAAGCTGAAAACATCTGGAATGATACGGTCATTGACACTGCTGGCGAATTTAATCGTTCAGCTAGGGGAGCTGGAACTGGTTCCGACCACGGATTTCAGGGTGCCAGTGCCGCTATTTATTCAGGCGCCATCGCGGGACCCATTGTTCTTGGCAACATCAAAAAGGAAACAGGAGCAACCTCTGCTGCACCAGGAACTTGGGGCTATGGGGCACCTGTTGCAGGACAGTCTTCGGGGCAATTGACCCTGGGCCATGTTGCCGCCACTCTCGCCTATTTACTCAGAACCCAATCCCCGATCACCGCATATAGCAAAATCATCGGCACAGACGGGACCGGAAAAATTGTGCCTACAATTGAGCTAGCCAAACAAATTTAG
- a CDS encoding STAS domain-containing protein, with the protein MEIKFEQISADIMAVYLRGRIDLETIERFLGCLDHLKSYKVIFDLKDLCFVGSNGISIFVSAIQQLNQTSRMGITFCHASSEFKRIFAATLVPEIAVHDDFQKAHRAFSLPQTLTPSIENSAIPSVSSVEASPQAYEGTKN; encoded by the coding sequence ATGGAAATTAAGTTTGAGCAAATCAGTGCAGATATCATGGCAGTCTATTTGAGGGGTCGCATTGACCTTGAGACAATTGAACGCTTTCTCGGTTGCCTTGATCATCTTAAGTCCTATAAGGTCATTTTTGATTTGAAGGATCTTTGTTTTGTGGGGTCCAACGGAATCTCAATCTTTGTCTCTGCTATCCAGCAACTCAATCAAACAAGCCGTATGGGAATCACTTTTTGTCATGCGAGTTCAGAGTTTAAGAGAATTTTTGCAGCGACTTTGGTTCCGGAGATCGCGGTTCATGATGATTTTCAGAAGGCTCATCGCGCGTTCAGTCTCCCTCAAACTCTAACCCCAAGCATAGAAAATTCTGCCATCCCTTCGGTTTCATCCGTCGAAGCCAGTCCTCAGGCCTATGAGGGTACAAAAAACTAA
- a CDS encoding adenylate/guanylate cyclase domain-containing protein, whose amino-acid sequence MKKFWSWMNYIFSHYTLGFVITGAYALLSLNYYNATHLEEGQQVDSFLIKSLQIAHQKTIDFRLQQRGPRAPSENVALLAVDEQSVLTLGRWPWPREIIAKTIDKAVSLGAKVIAFDAVFSEESANPAKEIFEKLKKEGALNSIGEGKFSEELVSRDSDRILSASIKENSGHIVLGSFFEGNNNELLKATYPNRCFNYIYESTPAYKIWDNEEVFLAIVDQNDVYIPDAMAEIYKEHLKVIATEITQNTPPPKNLREQLDLNWKIREAQADYCGNWLDPKEDVLYSALADSWPHVKAEEDASSFPFNTFEEFVNSFKDRYKRNLIPVADNWVMNTPLISSEAKNTGYFNAHLDDDGTIRRKQLVVRNGEHYVPSISLKAFLLSMGYNAQVEISEDAKYESKVIKKFSITNSEDGKVVFDVPVDRQGSLMINYAGPQNMFPYLGVSELLSDSPTAKITQNVWDKDKRRWDKNRTVEVNKADWVKDKVFVFGATAVGIYDLRVTPFDENFPGAETHLNVIDNLFRRDFLRPHPDEDLRMPLALLAIGILLTISISRLGALLGLVLTFAAMAATMIFDKYYSFANGYVITIIHPFILILTLYISLTFYKYFSEEKNKRELRSTFQKYVSPAIVEEILSDPKKIELGGRKTRMTVFFSDVRGFTTISEKLDPHELSNLLNSYLTPMTEIVFKNRGTLDKYMGDAIMAFFGAPIFFPDHAKYACRTALEHIEKLKELRDEYIKKGLPPIDIGIGLNTGEMSVGNMGSETVRSYTVMGDAVNLGSRLEGINKQYGTRIIISEFTYGEVKNDFFCREIDWVQVKGKVLPVKIYELISEKKPDDKVIEMLKWFQEGYQKYHEMSWAPAMDHFRKALLALPEDPVSQLYVQRCEEFIAEPPSADWDGVFVMHSK is encoded by the coding sequence ATGAAAAAATTTTGGTCCTGGATGAACTACATCTTCTCTCACTACACTTTAGGATTTGTCATCACAGGGGCATACGCCCTCCTCAGTCTGAATTACTATAACGCCACTCATTTGGAGGAAGGACAACAAGTCGATAGTTTTCTGATTAAGTCTCTTCAAATAGCCCATCAAAAGACAATTGATTTTAGACTCCAACAACGCGGACCTCGAGCTCCCTCTGAAAATGTCGCACTCCTGGCCGTCGATGAACAGTCGGTCTTAACTCTTGGACGCTGGCCCTGGCCAAGAGAGATCATCGCCAAAACCATCGACAAGGCAGTGAGCCTTGGAGCCAAAGTCATTGCCTTCGATGCCGTGTTTTCAGAGGAGTCGGCAAATCCCGCAAAGGAGATATTTGAAAAACTCAAAAAAGAAGGAGCCCTAAATTCGATAGGAGAGGGAAAGTTTTCTGAAGAACTCGTCTCTAGGGACTCAGATCGAATTCTCTCAGCATCAATAAAAGAAAATTCTGGCCACATCGTCCTGGGTTCCTTCTTTGAAGGCAACAACAATGAACTACTAAAAGCAACCTATCCAAATCGTTGCTTCAACTATATTTACGAAAGCACCCCAGCGTATAAGATTTGGGACAATGAAGAAGTATTTTTAGCTATTGTCGACCAGAACGACGTGTATATTCCAGATGCCATGGCAGAGATCTACAAAGAACATCTCAAGGTTATTGCAACTGAAATCACTCAAAACACTCCTCCACCTAAGAATCTCAGAGAACAGCTGGATCTCAACTGGAAAATTCGCGAGGCCCAAGCAGACTATTGCGGAAACTGGCTCGATCCAAAAGAAGATGTTCTTTATTCTGCGCTTGCTGATTCCTGGCCCCACGTCAAAGCCGAAGAAGACGCATCGTCTTTTCCCTTCAACACGTTCGAAGAGTTTGTGAATTCCTTTAAGGATCGCTACAAGAGAAATTTGATACCCGTGGCCGACAATTGGGTGATGAATACTCCATTGATATCATCTGAAGCGAAAAACACAGGATATTTCAACGCTCATCTTGACGACGATGGAACAATCCGGCGCAAACAGTTGGTCGTAAGAAATGGTGAACATTACGTGCCTTCGATTTCGCTAAAAGCCTTCCTTCTCTCAATGGGGTACAATGCTCAAGTAGAGATCAGCGAAGACGCTAAATATGAATCAAAAGTAATCAAAAAGTTCTCGATCACCAACAGTGAAGATGGAAAAGTTGTATTTGACGTCCCTGTGGATCGCCAAGGAAGCCTGATGATCAATTACGCCGGCCCACAAAACATGTTTCCCTATTTGGGAGTTTCTGAACTGTTGAGTGATAGTCCCACAGCAAAAATCACCCAAAATGTTTGGGACAAAGACAAACGTCGCTGGGACAAAAATCGCACAGTAGAAGTCAACAAGGCCGACTGGGTAAAAGATAAAGTCTTTGTTTTCGGAGCGACGGCCGTAGGCATCTATGATTTGCGAGTAACTCCCTTTGACGAGAATTTCCCAGGAGCTGAGACTCATCTCAATGTCATAGATAATCTTTTCAGAAGAGATTTTCTCAGACCTCACCCAGATGAAGATCTGAGAATGCCACTCGCGCTTCTAGCAATTGGCATTCTCTTAACTATCTCCATCTCTCGACTCGGAGCGCTGCTCGGATTGGTACTCACGTTTGCTGCCATGGCCGCAACCATGATATTTGATAAATATTACTCCTTCGCAAATGGCTATGTCATCACCATCATACACCCATTCATACTGATCCTAACGCTTTACATATCTTTAACTTTCTATAAATATTTTTCTGAAGAAAAAAACAAACGCGAACTTCGTTCTACATTTCAAAAATACGTTTCTCCTGCGATAGTCGAAGAAATCTTATCTGACCCCAAAAAAATCGAGCTGGGCGGTCGCAAGACAAGGATGACCGTGTTTTTTTCTGATGTCCGTGGTTTCACGACGATTTCAGAAAAGCTTGACCCTCATGAACTGAGTAATCTCCTGAATTCTTATCTCACCCCTATGACCGAAATCGTTTTTAAGAATCGAGGAACTCTCGACAAATACATGGGCGATGCCATTATGGCTTTTTTTGGTGCCCCTATTTTCTTTCCAGATCACGCAAAATATGCCTGCCGTACAGCTCTCGAACACATAGAAAAACTCAAAGAACTTCGAGATGAATACATCAAAAAAGGCCTCCCACCCATCGACATTGGCATAGGCCTCAATACCGGAGAGATGAGCGTGGGAAACATGGGATCTGAAACTGTTCGGAGCTACACTGTCATGGGTGACGCAGTCAATCTAGGGTCTCGCCTCGAAGGAATCAACAAACAGTACGGCACCCGTATTATCATTTCAGAGTTTACCTACGGTGAGGTAAAGAATGACTTCTTCTGCCGCGAAATTGACTGGGTTCAAGTCAAGGGAAAGGTTCTGCCGGTAAAAATTTATGAGCTCATTTCAGAAAAGAAACCGGATGACAAAGTCATCGAAATGCTGAAATGGTTCCAAGAGGGGTATCAAAAATATCATGAAATGTCCTGGGCACCTGCGATGGATCATTTTAGGAAGGCTCTGCTCGCTCTTCCCGAAGACCCCGTGTCGCAGCTATACGTCCAACGCTGTGAGGAATTTATTGCAGAGCCACCTTCAGCTGATTGGGACGGCGTCTTCGTCATGCATTCAAAGTAG
- the lptD gene encoding LPS assembly protein LptD, with protein MTTTLEAIATAPNFLYDPFFILFFTIFLFLSLGESQGQTNLSGISIHHAQKMSHDTVKKIISLSGNVQVIFQGQYLSCDKASINLKDKTVEAEGQVVLQNQKVYAEGEKLVLNYQNNTGTIYRGFLKAGQVIFEGEVIEKTGEDEYVANQSYYSACATCPPAWSFKGSKITAEIGGYASIDYPVLRLGKVPIFALPWIRVPLKSDRQSGFLVPRFPFNKTSKLGLTIPYFWAISRSQDMTLNLTMFKKQGLKPNIEYRYLLSENSKGNFYSSFLEDRFFEQRTKNPSNPDETTLVQSERERWFFAYNHYFEMPEQITHRTNLSMVSDLKYARDFPRDLDTDGEPAIENKVSITKNTEGSHLSGEVVYNINQLVENSVENNNASVHRFPQIDYSLMDRPIAATPLYFGFDTNYVQFARRGLSYDDVVTAGESVGDGMTCPATNPKCISHETDGAFEPSKGDILRTGHRFEFIPRISLPFRISNFLEILPAVTYRETQYRFTAHTTELDTNYTPTAARRYLEMEVGAKTRLAGVFGNRDDDQAVRYKHIIEPELRFSSIPWIRRPNHYFFGKFEGQPYSQTNEPLKDDDFFGLNKVQFDYHDRIFDRRIVDFGVSNRILRRQWHVDHPEYKTMGVFRLSQSYDLNEAESEDPQAWSSINALVDLRLDQIELHSIALYYPYARITNSSSRLRIKNKYDNYVQLGFTRSVLVNKDNEVNLTSQINNIGFALGWTTTYLNLVGGFDYSSITSKIFSWKFEAQIKPPGNCWDITISQFQLPEGQPDWDFGVHFQFGGK; from the coding sequence GTGACGACAACCCTTGAGGCCATTGCAACAGCTCCTAATTTCCTATATGACCCATTTTTCATTTTATTTTTTACTATTTTCTTGTTTCTATCTCTTGGTGAAAGCCAGGGACAGACAAATCTAAGCGGGATTTCCATCCACCATGCACAAAAAATGAGTCACGATACGGTCAAAAAGATCATTTCACTCAGCGGCAATGTTCAAGTTATCTTTCAAGGGCAGTATCTATCCTGCGACAAAGCGTCCATAAATTTGAAAGACAAGACAGTTGAGGCCGAGGGACAAGTTGTTCTGCAGAATCAAAAGGTTTACGCTGAAGGCGAGAAACTTGTGCTCAACTACCAAAACAATACAGGCACGATTTATCGTGGCTTTTTGAAGGCTGGACAGGTCATTTTTGAAGGAGAAGTCATTGAGAAAACGGGAGAAGATGAGTATGTGGCGAATCAAAGCTACTATTCAGCTTGCGCCACTTGCCCTCCCGCTTGGAGCTTCAAAGGATCAAAGATCACGGCCGAAATAGGTGGCTATGCCTCCATTGATTATCCCGTTTTGCGACTTGGCAAAGTTCCGATTTTTGCTTTGCCATGGATTCGGGTTCCTCTTAAGAGCGACAGACAGTCTGGCTTTCTGGTACCCCGGTTTCCATTTAATAAGACGAGCAAGCTTGGCCTGACCATTCCATATTTTTGGGCCATTTCCCGCAGTCAGGATATGACACTTAACCTGACGATGTTCAAAAAGCAGGGGCTCAAGCCAAACATCGAATACCGCTATCTTTTGAGCGAAAATAGCAAAGGGAATTTTTACAGCTCATTTCTCGAAGACAGATTTTTTGAACAGCGCACCAAGAACCCATCCAACCCAGATGAAACGACTTTGGTTCAAAGCGAGAGAGAAAGATGGTTCTTTGCCTACAATCACTATTTTGAAATGCCGGAACAAATAACCCATCGGACCAATCTCAGTATGGTGAGTGACCTAAAATACGCCAGAGATTTTCCGCGAGATCTTGATACCGATGGTGAGCCAGCAATTGAAAATAAGGTTTCCATTACTAAAAATACCGAGGGATCCCATCTCAGCGGAGAAGTTGTCTACAACATCAACCAACTTGTAGAGAACTCTGTCGAAAACAACAATGCCTCCGTTCATCGATTTCCTCAAATTGATTACAGCCTCATGGATCGTCCGATTGCAGCAACCCCACTTTATTTTGGTTTTGACACGAATTACGTCCAATTCGCACGACGTGGACTTTCTTACGATGATGTCGTTACAGCCGGTGAATCTGTTGGTGATGGAATGACTTGCCCTGCGACAAACCCAAAATGCATTTCCCACGAAACTGATGGAGCTTTTGAACCAAGCAAAGGGGATATACTGAGAACGGGGCACCGATTTGAATTTATACCCAGAATCAGCCTTCCTTTCCGCATTTCCAACTTTCTTGAAATTCTGCCTGCCGTGACTTATCGAGAAACCCAATATCGCTTCACGGCCCATACCACAGAACTTGACACCAACTACACACCCACAGCAGCGCGTCGTTATCTTGAGATGGAAGTGGGAGCCAAAACTCGCCTCGCTGGAGTTTTTGGCAATAGGGATGATGACCAAGCGGTAAGATATAAGCATATCATCGAGCCTGAACTTCGATTTTCTTCAATCCCCTGGATTCGACGACCAAATCATTATTTCTTTGGCAAATTTGAGGGACAACCCTATTCGCAAACCAATGAACCATTGAAAGATGATGATTTTTTTGGTCTCAACAAGGTGCAATTTGACTATCATGATCGAATTTTTGATCGCAGAATTGTTGATTTCGGAGTCAGCAATCGTATTCTCCGAAGACAATGGCACGTGGACCATCCGGAGTATAAAACCATGGGAGTTTTTCGTCTTTCTCAGTCCTACGATCTCAACGAGGCAGAATCCGAGGATCCACAAGCTTGGTCATCGATCAATGCTCTGGTGGACTTGCGCCTTGACCAAATTGAACTCCACTCCATTGCCCTCTACTATCCCTATGCTCGAATCACCAACTCCTCTTCAAGACTTCGAATAAAAAATAAATACGACAATTATGTGCAATTGGGATTTACTCGATCCGTGCTAGTGAACAAGGACAACGAGGTAAATCTCACGAGTCAAATCAACAATATAGGGTTTGCACTCGGGTGGACAACGACCTATCTCAACCTCGTTGGAGGCTTTGATTACTCCAGTATCACGAGTAAGATTTTTTCCTGGAAATTTGAGGCTCAGATAAAACCTCCTGGAAATTGCTGGGACATCACTATTTCCCAATTTCAACTCCCAGAAGGGCAACCTGATTGGGATTTTGGAGTGCACTTTCAATTTGGTGGAAAATAG
- a CDS encoding YraN family protein: MRKGQHSEDLVAHYLVNYGWRLVAKNWRSPWAEVDIVLFGKETILLTEVKAIKGTWLADPVSRGQRRRLRFVLEEVIERFPQYKIWMWLALVSDRNEVKIYRDYFGE; encoded by the coding sequence ATGCGTAAAGGCCAACATTCTGAGGATCTTGTTGCACATTATTTGGTTAATTATGGATGGAGGCTGGTCGCGAAGAACTGGCGAAGTCCATGGGCAGAGGTGGATATCGTCCTTTTTGGAAAAGAAACGATTCTCCTAACTGAGGTAAAGGCAATCAAAGGGACTTGGCTCGCCGATCCAGTTTCACGAGGACAACGACGCCGATTGAGGTTCGTTTTGGAAGAGGTCATTGAGAGATTTCCTCAATACAAAATTTGGATGTGGTTGGCTCTCGTATCTGATCGAAATGAAGTGAAAATATATCGGGATTATTTTGGAGAGTAG